TTCAGGTAAGCTACTTAAAGTAGTCACCAGACTTTCCATGACATCATCTCCTACTTGCTCAAAGTTGAATGCTCGACTTAAAACGAGCAAAACACTAGAGATGCCGTTGGTATAATGGAGCTCAATCCATTGATCAAGTTCTTCACGTAAACGGGCCGGAGAGACGCCCTGGAAACGGATGCCTCGAGACTGACAAGCTTGCTGTAACTCTTTGGTCGAGAGGGAATCCACACCCTCGGCGTGAATCATCTACGCATTCGCTTAGCTTATGCAGACATGTAATCCGGCTTACGTACCATGTCGTCAATTCTAACCTGCTCTAGCTTACTTCGGATTTGGTGTTTTAAAAAATTGTCGGTACCAAAGGCGTTGATATTCATATATTTGCACATAGATACAAGTTGAGGTCGGGACAGGTTGTCTAGGGTAATGTCATCGTGAAAGAGTTTGGCTACTCGAACAACATCTGTCTGGTCAGGAGTCTCGCCTGTAGACCGGACTTTTCGAAAGAACTCTTTGAATTCGGCGCTTCGAACCACACTGTCGGCCTTGAGACCAGATTCTTTGACAGTTTCTTGCAAAAATTTGCCCATCTCAATTCTCAGACGCAAGAGTTTCCTCTGTTTTTTACTCTGCCTAATGTCAGTGGATGTAAAACTGGTACTCAAACGAAACGGCTCACTGCAGCAGCCTCTCCTTCAAAAGTACTGGGAAGCATATTAGGAAAGAGCTTTAGGGCCACGGGCAGCAACAGTTCCATAAAGGGAACGATGAGAAACACAGAGAAAGGTAAGAGACGCAACAAGTCGGTCGTCGTTCTTCGCAGCTGCctactttctcttctcgtCAATGTTGCACCATTGAGCACTTTCCACTGTAATTTGGAGCTAATTTTGATTTCCTGGCCCAGTAACTTTGTTCCTGCCCAATAGTGTGCCGCCTCTTTTTTCACCGTAGCCCATACTCTTGCAGGCAATGGTCCAGTcggctttttcttttcttcctttctctctaatgccttttcttcttccgcTGCTGCAACGTCGGTGATCTTTGGGGGAAGAGAATTCTGAGGCGCAGGAGGTAATGGTGCAGGTGTGCCTATCACTGGCTCCTGGGAAGCTGCCTTTGCAGGAGGCTGAGGAGACGAGGGAATAGGAAGAGGTGCAGGACTGGGTGGTTGTGGCTGAGATTGGGTAGTCATGTACCGAGCGAGAGCAAGTGTGAGAGGTTGGAGTGGCAACCGAGTTGGACGAGACAATGGCTGGAGAGGGATGCACATTGGTAGGCTAGATAACCGTGTGGAGAGGGCACCGTCTAATGCAGCAACATAGTAGCGCTCATCTTGTCACTTTGTATCAGTTATGCTCTTACGAAACTTGCTCACTCACTTCTTATAGCCAATTGGCCCAAATCTCGCTGTAGGAGTATACCTCCCATTGCATTCCTCCTGACTGCTGCTCCAGAAGCAATGCCTCTTGGAGCTGAAAGTGTGCTCCTAAGCATgctgaaagaaaaaagaaaaaagaaataaagaaataaagatgaaagatataaaaaggATAAAAATCGATAATTTATAGaggaaaataaaaataaatacataaaaagaaaaagaatagaaaatGCCAAAGCCGACGCAATGACTAACATTCTGCCACGTCctatctttttttttcttctcttttttcaatatttctAAAGTACATTTCATGCAaacatcaatctcaatatGAGTCTCGAAAACCCTCTCAATTTGCTACTGGTACCTCCCATACTCTTCCTCGTCTATCGAATCTTTATACCAGCCAAAATTACCCCAGAGCCACCAGCTACCCAGTATACCGGACACGAGTACAATTGGATGCCAGCAAAGTACCCAGAGGTATTGTGTCACAAGGAATATACCGCAAAACAACTGGCAGAATACGACGGCACCAAGGGCGAGAGAATACTGCTGTCCATCATGAGGGTTGGCCCGGATGGAAAGTTGAATTCCAAGGGTGAAAGGACAGTCTTTGACGTCTCTGCTGGCAGGACGTTTTATGGACCGGGTAAGCTGGCAAAAAGTCTGTCGGGTTGCTAAACGTCTCTGCAGATGGAGTCTATGGTAATTTTGCTGGTCGCGATGCTTCACGAGGCATGGCAAAACAGTCGTTTGAGCCAGGTGCGTTGGTTCTACGATGACCAATGATAAAAGTTGATTGTATGCCAGACGTACTCACTCCTATTGACCAACCTCTTGATACTCTTACTGACCTGACACCTTCAGAGATGTGAGCTTGCCCTATTAGCCACGTCGGCGTGCTGACGCAAATATAGCGAGAATATGCGCGGATGGCATCAACATTTCGAGGGAAAATACATCGTCTGCGGGCAGCTAGTGGATACAGATGCCTCTGCGTAGCGCATCCTACATGCATGGTCAACCATTCGCTGCAAAAATTCGAATAACATTGCTGTAGTAAGAGTATAGACTGACATGTGGCAATAAGTGGGGGATCAACTAATTTCTCATCGGATGCTCCTAATGACTATTCCAGGATCAACTATTCCAAACGATTGAATTGCGAATATTCAGCGCAAGAAGGGTTTATTAGGTGGATGACAACTACGAATAGAATGTTTATCGTCAAACCTCGACGATTGCGATCGAGTGGTTATAATGCAGACTGGGCAAGGATCTTTTTATGGTACAGTAAAACCAGTCATTGCCATGTGTCTATCGTATGAGGCATCGAATGGAAGGTCCTCGACTTGTATGAAGGATGCCGAAAGAGTTGCAGATGAAGTAGATGTGACGACACGTACCGCTTCTGATACTCCTCACAACGCAATGGGCTGTTTGAACCTCGAAACGGTTTATCGGCCATACCTCAACATGTTTACTGATGGTTCGTCGCAAGGATGAAACACGCGGTACTCCATTTCTCGCCGTCATTTTCCGTGCGATGGGGGGGGGGGGGGATAATTACAGCTATTCTGAAACATTCTGTGACTGGGTTGGGTTGGGGACTCTGCCTATGAGCCTCATCACGATAGCTGTATGTGATATTCTGCAAACCTTTGGAATCTACTGACTCTGCAGAATATGGTTGCGTTTGTTTGTGTCTGGTGGACGTAAGGGTTGGGCCAAACTTGTTGTAGGCGTTTGGTGAAATAGACGTcgtcttttccatcttgaacAACCTGAGTATGATCCATCTCATGTAGACTACCCGTCGACTATCCCATGGTCTGTCGGCTGAGCTGTTGCAGGTTTACCCGCCAGGCCAACAGCTTTAAGCCGAGACACAGTTCTGCCAACAGCAGATGCCATCTGTGCTGGCAGGGTTATAAAATCAACAAAGCTTGACAGATCTAGGATAGCTTTTTCACATTAGCAACTCGTCTAGAGCTACCCAACAAATGTAATTTATCTGTATAGAAACGTGTATAGTATACTATACTATTCTATTATAAATCTTAGTTGAGAATGGCGTCTAAGAATTATGATTGCAAGCGGTGGAGGTGATTTTGTGTTTGCGAATCCAATTTAATTCTCTCAACAATACATTTATTACCATCATTATACATTCATATCATCTGCCATGGTTCAGCTTGAAAAGCTCTCCGTAAACAGAGTATCCACAGGCTATCTTACAAAATACAAATTCCCATCtacctctctctctctctcaacCCAATTCAACATCTTTATCCCCTCTTCTGCCTCCAGCTCTTCGCCAGTACCCGTCCTATTCTACCTCGCTGGTTTGACATGTAATGAAGACACTGGAGCGCAAAAGGGCGGTTTCTTCAACAAGGCTGGCGAAGAAGGCATTGCCCTAGTCTTTCCAGACACAAGCCCAAGAGGATCTGGCATTGAAGGCGAGGACGATGACTGGCAATTGGGTACCGGTGCTAGCTTTTACATCAATGCCAACACagagaaatggaagaagcatTACAAAATGTATGACTTGATTGTGAAGGAGCTGCCGCAAGTTTTAAAAGATGCTGATCTGGGTTTGGTAAGTCGTCTCATCCAGCTGTTGGACATTCTTTCAAGTTGACCCAGAGCCATAGGACTTTTCGAGATGGTCTATCATGGGCCACTCTATGGGAGGTCGGTATAGACCTGTTCAAATCTTGCCATTTGTGGTTTGACAAGGTGCAGGTCATGGTGCTCTATCCATCTATCTCAAGAATCCTGGTCTTTTCAAGTCGGCCTCGGCCTTTGCTCCCATCTGGCAAGTGACCTCTGCCATTTAGCAATACGTTCACTGATATACGGTTTCAACTGCAGCAACCCGTCTGTAGTTCCTTGGGGTATAAACGCCTTCTCAAACTATATTGTTACCAGAACTCGCAGCTTACCTCCCATGGAGTGGATGGAACATGATTCTTACTTTTTGTTCCACCAATACCAAGGAGATATCAATATTCTGGTTGATGTTGGAACTGACGACCAATTCCTGAAAGCCGGTCAGCTTACTCCAGAAGTTTTTGAACAGCTAGGCAAGGAGGGAGTGCAAGTGAGAAGGCAGGAAGGGTTTGATCATTCCTACTACTTCGCAAGTGCTTTCGTCCTTCAGCAAACATTTACTAACATATGAAAAGATTTCCACTTTTGCTCCAGAGCACATTGCTTTCCATGCCAAACACCTCAAAGCCCAAGTTCCTGGAGCAGCACCAAGAGTGTGCAGTACAGAGTATGAAGATTGAAATGCATCAAGATGTAACAAAGGTGCATCTGGCTCAGCCAGGGAAAACTACCCCGAAGCTTTGTGATTGTAATCAATAATATTACAGACATTGTTGAGCACTATTGCTCCTATCGTGATGTAACATGCAGTCCTCTTCATGCTGGTTTCAAAACCCAAAGCACTCTTGTTCAAACTCAATCTCGCCCACACCGATCCTCTTGTCAGAACTCAACTTTCTTACAGCCATCATTGTCCCATGCACCAGACCATGTGGCCCAGAGACAGCTACATACATTCCACTGGGATCCGTCATGTTTCTGCCATGGTGTATAATGGTCTCTCGTGCAATGTTGTCTAGTAAATTGTCGAGATTTGGGCGAGCAGGATTGGCAGTGATCATGGAATATGGAAGATTCTTGCGAATTTTGGCCGTCATTGTAGAGGCGGCAGACGGGTTGCGAGCCAAATAAgatgctttttcttcatttgcGGTTGAGGGTTGATGTCTCAAATTAGCCTTATCTTCAATAATATAGTCCTcttgaaaatcaaagaaaCCAGTCTCGTTGGGGATCAAATTGAGCGGGGAGGAGACTGGGCAACGAGTGACAAAGATTCTGGCTCGAAGGGCAGTAGGCTGTATGTAACTTTCGTCTCTTCTACTGCTTTCTATGCAAGCCATCTCGTGTTTTCTGGCATCGCCAACAAGCTCGAGCAAAGTCGCCATAAGAGGTTTTGCTTCCTGCTCAGTTTTTACCATCCACACCAAATCAACAAGTCGAGCCCGGACACATCCCGTAGGTGAACGAGTCACAAGGTCATGAGCAATAGTCAAGGCATGAGAGATACCAGAACCTCCAGCTACTAGGACaacagaggaaaaggaaggaaCAATTGTATTTCCAAGACCTCCCCAAGGCCCTTCCAGGATGACCGTGACACTTTTGTTTCTGCCAGATTCTGAGCCAGGCGCACCCGATTTAAGGTCTTTTGCAAATTCGAGCAAGTTTTTTGTCCAGTCCCCAGTTCCTTTGCACATCAGAACCATGCCTTCCCCGTTGGGGGCCGAAGCGATGGTGAATGGGTGTGCCTCAAAGCCATAGCGAAGGCCAAGACCTGGGACGCGGATACGGACGTGTTGGCCAGCTCGCCATCCAGTGCGAAGGGCGGGAATGGTCACTATGGTTGTTTCACTTCTGGGAAGTGCGTGAAGTTCGGCTGTAGCAAGTCGAGTTTTGGCGAGAGAGCAAACGATTGAGACCAAGTAAAAAACCAAGGCAGTGATACTAGATGTAGGCTTAGATTTGAACAGTATCAGACAGGATAGACTCACCAAAAAGGTACAGCCTTGTCAACATGCCAAGCCATACCTACAAGAGTCCCAATCATGCCAACAAAGTGGCAAATCTTGAAGATACCGTAGAACGCTTTACGGAACCATGGCAGAGAGGAAATGATgataagaagaaaagcggTATAGGTGAGGATGCCATAAATGACAAACTGCCTTGTCGCGGACGCCTTAAAAGTGCCTTTAGAAACCCATGAATACACTAAACACCATTAGTGAGATAATGCCAAATTTACAAAAGACGCTTACCGTAACTCCAAACGTGAACAGAAGCCGCGGCAAACATAACTCTACCCACAACTTTATGATAAAGTTTTAGCCTCTCATACCCCTTACCTATGCAGAGTCCAATGATGTTTCCTCTCACTCCAAGCGCAATGACCAGAGGCATTTGGACCATGGCAACAGTGCCAGAACGTTTAAAATCTGAGCCATAACCTGAACCCTTCACTGGATCAGAGAGGTCCGAACGCCAAACAAGAGCGAAAAcaatgaggatgagataGCCCACGATAACGTAGAGTTTACTGAGGGTCAAGAGAGACTTGAAGATGCCGGGAAGACAATAAAGAGGCGTAAACAAGAGAGACGAAGAAAACGGCAGATAAGACAGGAGAGGGATAATATGAGGCGGTGGAGAAAGGAAGGGGTGGGGCGGCGGGGGAAGAAACATGTGCTGTCTCTCATCATTGGGAGAGACGAGCTCGAGAGGTTTTGCCGCACCAGATGTACATGGCGAAACCAACTCAATGTTTTTTTCGCTGCCCTTTTTCAAAATCCAACCCTCACGGAGGTCACCACCTCCAACGGCTCGACCACCATTTTCTTGAGACTTGCTGAGCAAACGATACCCCAGAGAAGGTCTAGTACGAGACCGAGGACAGGTTTGAGAGGGAATGGAGGCAAATAAACGTGCAAGAAAGCGCGGGTGGCTGATGATCATGACAATCAAAACGACACCTCCAAAGGCAAGATACATGATTCGAGGCAATGTCGCTTTTCCCGTTCAGCACCCGTAATCAACAGCTACCGTCATACTCACTGTTCATGGAAAGCTGGTTGGCCTCTTGCTCCGCCACGACCTGTGTTTGATTGACCGCAGGAGCAGCCGTCGAGATCGCTGCGTGGACCGCAAAAGAGACAGAGGGACCATAGAGAAGGAAGGCGAGACTGGGGTCGCCTACGAGAGGCATTGTAGgtgaaaagaagaaaaaaaaagagtgGAACAGTACTCTGACGCCTGCGTCAGAAACCAAAAGTTTTgtggaaaaagagaagaaaaaaaaagagatgagggTTTATAAAGAAATCTAAAACCGGTCCGTGCGGAACAGAATAATTGATTGAGGTAGTTCCTTTGAATGATCTGCGCCACCAAGGGGGAATTCTATGTAAAGCACAGTGGAACGGAATCAAATAGTTTTGGACAAGACGAGATGGATGCACAATTGGCTTCTAAAGAAAGACAGGCGCTGCAGCTATAAGCAACCTGAAGCTCAGCGAGGGTAGGCTGAGGAGATTGGATGAGTTGTGGCTGGGAGAGATGCTTGAAATAAAGGCGTCTTACCCTGGCAACTGTATCAAcgtttcatcttcatttgGCGTGACGAGAATAGAAGATGCAAGTGCATGATGCGAAAATAACAATAAACATGGCGAAACCAGCGGTACAGACTGTACAATGGCTAGTGGATACAACCCGGATGCTATGATACAAGTGTTGATGGAAATGCAATATCTATTATGAGCGCTCAGTGGTTATTCTCTTGGTGCCAAAGTAACGCCACAGTGTCATCACACCATGGCCAATGGTGGTTTCCCGTGAGCATGTATCTGCACATCAAAAGTAAGCTCTTGGTCAAGAGTCGAGACATATGCTTACCCAATCATAACCTACTGGACCTTAaacctttctttttaccACCTTCTGCAGGATCTATTCTCTCTCTCGAGTTGCCTCTCGATCCAAGTGCCATCTCCGCTAAATTTTTCCCTAGATTACTGGACCGAGTCCGTATCTGTCGCTTGACTTGTTTTCTCGCGATCGAACTCCCTTCTGATATAGTCGTATATCCACTTGAGACAGACTTTTGCTCTGCATCATCAGAAATCTCAGAATCCACCCTCGACTTGTCCGATAATGAAGTAGATCGCGATCGTGTACCAGTCGTGCTAGATAAGGCTGGTGAATTTGACTTGGTGTCCAGTTCCCGGTAGTCTGTGCGCTTACTGTTCAGTGAAGCAGCAAGAGATCCCGGCTCACAAAGCATGTCTTCTACGCGTTTGTCACTGGATACCTCACTAGCATCTTCGGCATCAAAGTTGACCTCCTCTAGCAAAATCTCGACAGCTTCTCCAAGATTTCCTTTGACACGAGCGAGAACGTCTTGGGCTTGCTCAAGTGTGACGTTGTGTCTTGCAGGTAAAGAAGCCATAACCTGAGATACAAGTGCTTGCGACGGTTTCTTGGTGCTAGATTCATCCAACAACTCGCCCCGTGCACGACGAGCAGCTTCAGATGTATCTTTTTCGTGGGGAATTGCTAGTCGATCCTCTATACCAGCTGAGCCATTCTCTTTATCTCCAAGACGACGAATACTTTGAAAGTGTTCGGCCTGGGAGAAAAGGGCGAGCCATAACATTGTTCGACCATCAATAGGGGAAGGTATACTATCGGGGATGTCGTCAACAGAGTCGCGCCGGTGTGTGTGGCCATGCTTCCGAGCAACATGTAGAGAGGGTGATTCCGCATACCAAGGAATCGTGAATGACGCCTATTGCAATCAGCCTCAGAAGCCTGTGGCTTAGTATACACACAGTAGACATGACAACTCTtatatctcttttgaatataCGAGCTGCCGCCTGAATCTCAATATGACTACCAAAttgctctttttctcgTCAGCCCGTCCTTGCATAGCAACAGCCAGACCTACTCGATTGCCTCATTCTCTCGACATAACCGTCATACTCTTCGCCCTCTCTCATGAATGGAACAACAAACCCTTGCATGGTATCTTTATGTAAATACAAGTAATCACATACGAGTTTACGCATTTCCAGATGGTGTTTCTTGGCATACATCAGCATTTGCCAGACAAAATATTCTCAGATCTACTCACTTCGGTTCCATAAAGCTGATCGGACAGACACctgaaaagacaattgCCATCCCCTTGCACGTCTCTCAAAGTTAAACCAAGCCGCGTAATTTCCGACTTGACAGACACGTCTTCCAGCTTAATTTCCTCGAGAGAAGTAATAATCACATCTGATGGTGAGCCAGCCCTACGCGCCTTGGACCGCGTCGTTCTCCGAGAGTTTTGTAATGTTTGGGGTTGGTAAACTGTGTTATCCGTATGATTGCGTTTCGCGCGTGATTTCTGTGGACGACCCCCTCCTCGAAGGGAAAACGCAGTGTACTCTCCATTCAAGTCTGCGTTTCGACGCTTGCGTTTGCGAACTATTATCCGTGGGCTGTCCAACATGTTTGTACTTCCCGAAGCACCAGGCGAGACCTCATGCAAGACCAAAGACGACCATTTGACCTTTTCATCTGGCAGAATGCGCAGTGGCCGTGCGGTATGATCCTTGACAACCAACTTTGTATGAGAACGAATATGCGGCATCGCTGCCGATAACGGAGAGATGCTGTTTGTGGGCGGCGGGAGCGTGGCCGACGTAGAAGGTGATGGACCTGGAGAAAGGCGGTCCATTGTGATGTTAGAGGGTCCAACAACGATGTCAAGATTCGTCCTGTAGACGCTAATAAATTGCGCTATTCCGTTGAAAACCCTCCAATGGTAGCTTCACGACACCACGATGGTTACACGTCCCGCTGAAGCTGGTCTTGATGCTGGAGATGAAGGTTAGGGATGACAATTAGGGACGCCGTTTGCCACCTACACAAACTACAAAAGCGCAAAAAGTACCTGTTTGCAGCCTGAAACTGGCGTCTTTGAGGAGAGAGACGACTTGTAGGTGTTTATGGAGAGCTGTGAGAGAGTgagaggaaaaaaaaatgagaGTAAAATGTTGGAGAGTGATAGAGATAACGTGAAAATTAAAACAGTATGTTTgattaaaaaaaaaatactCAAGGGTCCGTGCACAAAAAGGCCGCGGATATACAACTACTCAACTCTGTGtttattattttttatttgtaggatttaaaaaaaaatctttGTAAAAATGTAAATTATCAACTATCTTTATTTCATCCTAGTAAGTCACTAATAAGATGAGCCTACAAACATGATAATGCTGACTTGAATAGTTTGTTTAACCTGGCGAGAGTGTTGCTGATAGACTCCAGCATGTCCGTGATAGGCTCAGAAAGCCTGGGTAATTCGTTTGAGTGAATTAGCAAGCAAAATCTAGAGGCTGGGAGCGATTCTGCTGGTACAGCCAGTATTGGGTCTCATCTCCAAGATAAGATTGCATCGTATAAAGGCAGCGGTTCCCATACAGCAATGTCTCTAAGCGTGCAAGCACCCCTGACCACCTTGTGATTGTCATAGATGACGAAATGGCGTTTCCCTTGGATGAAATTGGCGGATAGGAATATGCCTGGTGGAAGGTTTTGAGAACAATGTGGCTATTAGCAATCACGCTTGATAAGTAAAGATTTATTAAAAGGTATGTTTGTATTTATCCTGTTCTCGCTCACTGGCCAGTTTGCATGTCAGATGCCTGAAAGAACCACTTGACCTCTCCATGCGACTCGGTTTATCTGTACCATCAAGCCCAGAGATCGGCCATCGCTTGACGGCTTCTTCCTAGAGCATCTTTTCGTCGCCTGCATCCTATACAGTGTTGAAACCTTGACAAGCCTTGTCTGAAATCTATGTCAATTTCGCTTGCAAGTCGAATAGTATACGCACAAGAGGCCAATCTACGAGAATAAAGGCTTTGTATGGTTCCAGTTCAGTCTCTGAGAATTCGACCCATTCTCGCCGCAGGCACAGCTAATTTCAAGAAGGCAAGGGGATGCAAGGTTTTGCCGAACAAATCAGTCTCATCATGGAAAGACTGCTGGCCGCTATCAATAACATCCAGGCCGTCTACAGATAACGCAAGGCCTATCCATATTATGTCATTGAAATCTTTGTATTCCTTGGAAAACGGGCGCTGGATGACTCTGAAGCTTTTCTCAGTTCAGCTTCAGGTCCCTCTATTATTACAATTCATAACTGCGCTGCCGATATATTACGACAAGGACATAACTAGATGGAGTATATATTGAGTGGGCGATATGTTATCAATAAGCGTTCCTGAAAATCGCACAGATAACCAGGCTGCTGATAAGAtaaagaagcaaaagatggagaaaagttgaagatgctCAGAGTCGATTCGTATTCTTTACATATTTTTACTTGTATTATACTTGATTTTGCTTTAAATGGCTTGAGGAGTGCCACATGAAAGCAACAATTCCGAAGAATATCAACGATTAAATATAGTTCAATGCCGGGATACACAAATAACAATTTTTCCATAGACATcaatttacttttctttttatataATTCACCagctttttcaaaaactaTCATTCCAATATAAAGAATGACATTCACGCCTGTCGAGACATTTGTAGGAGgcctctttctccatcttgcGACTTCTGAGCTTCTCACAACTACAGGCAGAGTTTTTGGCGTTTCTGGTATCGTTGATGGTGCGGTGAATGGTGAACGAGAGGGATGGAAATGGGCTATTGTTGGAGGACTGATGGCAGGCCCAGTGGTAGGATCCATGGCAGGAAT
The Cryptococcus depauperatus CBS 7841 chromosome 1, complete sequence DNA segment above includes these coding regions:
- a CDS encoding S-formylglutathione hydrolase produces the protein MVQLEKLSVNRVSTGYLTKYKFPSTSLSLSTQFNIFIPSSASSSSPVPVLFYLAGLTCNEDTGAQKGGFFNKAGEEGIALVFPDTSPRGSGIEGEDDDWQLGTGASFYINANTEKWKKHYKMYDLIVKELPQVLKDADLGLDFSRWSIMGHSMGGHGALSIYLKNPGLFKSASAFAPICNPSVVPWGINAFSNYIVTRTRSLPPMEWMEHDSYFLFHQYQGDINILVDVGTDDQFLKAGQLTPEVFEQLGKEGVQVRRQEGFDHSYYFISTFAPEHIAFHAKHLKAQVPGAAPRVCSTEYED